CTGGAGGTTGGCATGCGCAAAACTTGTTCTTCTTCGTTGTTACGAATGTTGTGCGTATCCAGTACCCTCTATATTATATAGTGTGTACAATATGTTCCCTTTGTACTCGAAGGCGGAGCCAATTGAGCTTTCTTATTCGCTCTTTCACAGCGGAGGCATGGTAGATACATACATAGCTGTGGATGTGTGTGGTGCAATGTAGGTTCCTAACATGTACAATGTACATGTTCATGTACCTGTTTAGTTATTGTCTTTAAAGAGGGATGTTTCCTGTCAAACGTCCCCAACACATTCTTACGCACAAAATAGCCAGGtaaataaatgataaattgCATGCAACTGAATGAGGAGCACGTGACATGTTCGCGATTGTGTGAGCTTGTTGCTTATTCGTCGTGAAGTCGCGAGGTACTATATGCGCGCCGAAATTTGGTAGCAATTGTGCTGATTTCAATGTGTGACGAAGTTGATTTGATGTTGAGCAGCATGTAGATAGATGAGTGATTCAGGGTGGGTGTTGGTTGGGGTTTTTTAGTGAGGGAGTTGACAGTGGTTATGTGATGGTGGTGGTGCAAGTAAAAACAAGCGCCAATTAGCATGTTACCCATTGTCTTTACTCACTCGCAATAATTTCGAACCCTTATTGTGTTATTGTTGTGTAATGTTTATGCAAATGAAATGCGGGTTTGACGGGCGTTCCTTGCGTTTCTATGCAtgtatttgtttcaaaaatacatttagcactgtacatacatatagatATGATGAATGTGTGTTGGTTTGTGCGTCGAAAAGTGTATATagtcatatttatttgtatatagtaCGTATACTTGCTGAGCATTTCGTCAAATCGCGATGAAACATTCAAAGGATATTTAAAAGCGCGTCTTCTTTTTATTGGATGCGCGTGAACAACAAGAATTGTATCATATTCAACTGTTATGTTGCTTTAATCAACCCTTATACATAGCCAAACATACCTAGTACatcattatatacatacatataaatatgtacatgtaTTTACCATATGTACAACATTGGCGAATAAGAATACACTGCACTATTTATAGTATATATCCTAAGTACATACATAGAATGTACCACATCTAAATGAAGTTTTATGTACAACGAACGACCAGGTGAAAACATTCATAGATACTAACATATATATAAGATTGCATTTCATTATgcgtttacttttttttgtttgttttatcaaTTAGCAACtgctatatatgtacatttgtatatacataCCTTCTTAGTGCAATTTGGTTGCGTAATTATACTAATTGTTCGACTTTAATTTCGTTGTTTTATTTCTAGAATTCAAACTGTTCGACAACGGCCTGAGGTTGGATATTTCCAGCTACCCCCATATGAACATCCGCATGAGCACAAAGGGCAAGCGCCCTTTGAGGAGCTTGACCCCTAGCGACAAAGTACATGCTATTCAGCGTATACATGATGGCGAGTCAAAGGCTTCAGTGGCACGCGACATTGGGGTCCCTGAGTCGACGTTACGAGGCTGGTGTAAAAATGAAGATAAGTTACGCTTTATGTCTCGTCAGTCCGCTGCCGAGAAGATGGGTGGGGATGCTTTGACGGACAAATTGGATGGTAACACAAATATGTTGGGCGGTCCTCCAGAGAAGAGACAGCGTATGGACAATTCGATGCCTTTGaatttttccaacaaaatgaaatttgaCGAATTGACAACATTCAAGAGAGCTCCCCTTACTGGTATAGATTTTGGGGGAAATAAGTCCTTGACTGATCTTGGTACTTTCAATGGATTGGCACCAGATTATGGGGCTTTTAATGGCTCAGCAAAAAATAAAGTGTTCGGGGCAGATATTCCTCGACCTACTGATCCCTCTATTGCAGCTATAAGTCCATTGTCAAGCCTTTCACATCTTTCCGGGCTGACAGGACTATCGCAATCACCTTTGGCCATGAGTTTTAATGAGCTCACCTCGAACTTAAACTTGTTGGCACAACTTAATCCCGGTTTAGCCGCCATGTCTGGTCTAAATGGTTTAGCAAATACTGGAAACAACATGAGGGCCAATAACATGAAACCAAAACCACAAATGCATAGTCCTCGCAGCGAAACTACCGAACGACAAACGGGTCTTACAGTAAAAAATTGGGCCAAACAGAAACCACCAACTCCCACATCCACTGAAACTCCTTCATTTGGTCTTAATTTAAGTCATAGTGATAGTGCCAAGAGTCAATTGAAAAGTCCTGGTGTTCCTCTTATGCCCCCACAACTGGGGGCAAATTTGCCCACTCTTTCGTCATTGCCCGAAGATCCGTTGCTGTATTGGCTGAAATCTCAACAGGCCATGTTGGGCTTGAATAATCTTTATCCACCACCACCCCCCATTGGCACTACCAGCCCCCCAATTCGATCATCCACTCCTCAGCATCAAAGTTTGCACGCCAGCACTCCTCCCATCATTCCTACACCCCTAACACCATCCTCAACTCCATCTGGCAGCTTGGATGACAAAAACTCAGCCTGGTTCAATTGGTGCAAAGCATTTGGAGCAAGTCTCAACTCCTTGGCTCCTGCTGCTGCTGCAGTAGCTCTACATGGAAATCCGTTACATCAGCCTCAAGCTTCTGTTAATGTTGTCGAATCATCAACTACTATTGATGGCCAGGTTGTTGGAAAAACGGGATTCGAAAACATTTTGTATTCACAACTAACTAAAGACTCAGCTCCCAGTCCTTCGGTTCAAAGTTCCTCATCTGTCGAGCAACTAAATAACGAATTAACACACAGTGTTGACATGTCGAACAAACCAGAGGACCTATCCGCTAAGACAGCTAAATCCAGAAGTTCACCACTCAGTCCTCTACCAACTCCAGCTCAAAGTCCTGAAAGAAACGTTGGCCAAAATGCTTCGAACCACAACAGTCCAGCACCTAGTCCAATACCCATTGGTT
The nucleotide sequence above comes from Calliphora vicina chromosome 1, idCalVici1.1, whole genome shotgun sequence. Encoded proteins:
- the dan gene encoding protein distal antenna, coding for MNIRMSTKGKRPLRSLTPSDKVHAIQRIHDGESKASVARDIGVPESTLRGWCKNEDKLRFMSRQSAAEKMGGDALTDKLDGNTNMLGGPPEKRQRMDNSMPLNFSNKMKFDELTTFKRAPLTGIDFGGNKSLTDLGTFNGLAPDYGAFNGSAKNKVFGADIPRPTDPSIAAISPLSSLSHLSGLTGLSQSPLAMSFNELTSNLNLLAQLNPGLAAMSGLNGLANTGNNMRANNMKPKPQMHSPRSETTERQTGLTVKNWAKQKPPTPTSTETPSFGLNLSHSDSAKSQLKSPGVPLMPPQLGANLPTLSSLPEDPLLYWLKSQQAMLGLNNLYPPPPPIGTTSPPIRSSTPQHQSLHASTPPIIPTPLTPSSTPSGSLDDKNSAWFNWCKAFGASLNSLAPAAAAVALHGNPLHQPQASVNVVESSTTIDGQVVGKTGFENILYSQLTKDSAPSPSVQSSSSVEQLNNELTHSVDMSNKPEDLSAKTAKSRSSPLSPLPTPAQSPERNVGQNASNHNSPAPSPIPIGSESDLQESEPKTDARNSVADCRDVLDNLLYKINNNNNADGNCQVSSAVSESEASCTSEHNNTDDCTHNNNNNSNKTDEEERAKCAALYDDEEMDADYKEAIAHGEKFLQWLENCSNPRVTAVQLMQLRFLISSVKTVLDPKSTLKESTSTSNLSTAIEIDDSSEESNRSKMRRRK